The following are encoded together in the Anaerostipes caccae L1-92 genome:
- a CDS encoding HD domain-containing protein, with translation MERLKKQMEFIIEVDKLKDIIRQTNLTNGERKENDAEHSWHLALMAVFLSEYAKEPVDVLQVIKMVLIHDLVEIDAGDTYLYDEAGNGTKAAREQKAAERIFNILPGDQAEELFQLWQEFEDRKTPESKFANTLDRIQPVLLNDATEGRAWREHDVCIDQIMSKNEYTSQGSDVLWAYIQEVFEKNIENGNIKRSL, from the coding sequence ATGGAACGACTTAAGAAACAGATGGAGTTTATCATAGAGGTGGATAAGCTCAAAGACATTATTCGTCAGACGAATCTGACAAATGGGGAAAGAAAAGAAAATGATGCGGAGCATTCATGGCATCTGGCACTGATGGCTGTTTTTCTATCTGAATATGCAAAGGAACCGGTGGATGTCCTTCAGGTGATCAAGATGGTTCTGATCCATGATCTGGTGGAAATCGATGCAGGAGACACTTATTTGTACGACGAAGCCGGAAATGGTACGAAAGCGGCAAGAGAACAGAAAGCGGCGGAACGGATCTTCAACATTCTTCCCGGAGATCAGGCAGAAGAGCTGTTTCAACTGTGGCAGGAATTTGAGGACCGTAAAACACCGGAATCCAAGTTTGCGAATACACTGGACCGGATTCAGCCGGTTCTTTTGAATGATGCCACAGAGGGAAGGGCCTGGAGAGAACATGACGTCTGCATTGACCAGATTATGAGCAAAAATGAGTATACCAGTCAGGGATCTGATGTACTCTGGGCGTATATTCAGGAAGTTTTTGAGAAAAATATAGAAAACGGAAATATTAAAAGGAGCTTATAA